From Acomys russatus chromosome 2, mAcoRus1.1, whole genome shotgun sequence, one genomic window encodes:
- the Glipr2 gene encoding Golgi-associated plant pathogenesis-related protein 1, protein MGKSASKQFNNEVLKAHNEYRAQHGVPPLKLCKKLNQEAQQYSEALASTRILKHSPESSRGQCGENLAWASYDQTGKEVADRWYSEIKNYNFQQPGFTSGTGHFTAMVWKNTKKIGVGKASASDGSSFVVARYFPAGNVVNQGFFEENVPPPKK, encoded by the exons ATGGGAAAGTCGG CTTCCAAACAGTTTAATAACGAGGTCCTGAAGGCCCACAATGAGTACCGGGCTCAGCACGGTGTCCCTCCACTGAAGCTCTGCAAGAAGCTCAACCAGGAAGCCCAaca GTATTCGGAGGCCCTGGCCAGCACAAGAATTCTCAAGCACAGCCCAGAGTCCAGTCGTGGCCAATGTGGGGAGAACCTTGCATGGGCATCCTATGATCAGACAG GAAAGGAAGTGGCTGATAGGTGGTACAGTGAAATCAAGAACTACAACTTCCAGCAGCCTGGCTTCACCTCGGGGACTG GACACTTCACAGCCATGGTGTGGAAGAATACAAAGAAGATAGGCGTGGGGAAGGCGTCTGCAAGTGACGGGTCCTCCTTCGTGGTGGCCAGGTACTTTCCAGCAGGGAATGTCGTCAACCAGGGCTTCTTCGAAGAAAATGTCCCACCTCCAAAGAAGTAA
- the LOC127199154 gene encoding 60S ribosomal protein L14, producing the protein MVFRRFVEVGRVAYVSFGPHAGKLVAIVDVIDQNRALVDGPCTRVRRQAMPFKCMQLTDFILKFPHSARQKYVRKAWEKADINTKWAATRWAKKIDARERKAKMTDFDRFKVMKAKKMRNRIIKTEVKKLQRAAILKASPKKAPVAKAAIVAAAAAAAAAKAKAPAKKATGPGKKAAAQKAPGQKAAGQKAAPPAKGQKGQKAPAQKAPAAPKAAGKKA; encoded by the coding sequence ATGGTGTTCAGGCGTTTCGTGGAGGTTGGCCGGGTGGCCTACGTCTCCTTTGGGCCTCATGCTGGAAAGCTGGTCGCGATAGTAGATGTTATTGATCAGAACAGGGCTCTGGTGGATGGACCCTGCACTCGGGTGAGGAGACAAGCCATGCCTTTCAAATGCATGCAGCTCACTGACTTCATCCTCAAGTTCCCCCACAGTGCCCGTCAAAAGTATGTTCGAAAAGCTTGGGAGAAGGCAGATATCAATACGAAATGGGCAGCCACAAGATGGGCCAAGAAGATTGATGCCCGAGAAAGGAAAGCCAAGATGACAGATTTTGATCGTTTCAAAGTTATGAaggcaaagaaaatgagaaacagaataaTTAAGACTGAAGTCAAGAAACTTCAAAGAGCTGCTATCCTGAAAGCTTCTCCCAAGAAAGCACCTGTTGCTAAGGCTGCCATTGTGGCGGCTGCTGCGGCAGCGGCTGCTGCTAAAGCTAAAGCTCCAGCCAAGAAGGCAACAGGACCAGGCAAGAAGGCTGCGGCCCAGAAGGCCCCTGGCCAGAAGGCTGCAGGCCAAAAGGCAGCTCCTCCCGCCAAAGGTCAGAAGGGTCAAAAGGCCCCAGCCCAGAAAGCACCTGCTGCTCCAAAGGCAGCTGGCAAGAAAGCGTGA